One genomic region from Diabrotica undecimpunctata isolate CICGRU chromosome 9, icDiaUnde3, whole genome shotgun sequence encodes:
- the LOC140451030 gene encoding uncharacterized protein has protein sequence MDAPIQINKEVFANISAPSEFDFTQPQTWHQWKKSIERYMSVSGFGQKSDKDKLDLLLYLMGNEAEDILLQNRPGENASFQDVMQIFDNHFIPRRNTIFERFQFNSRVQRPGEPVGNFISSLHTLAEHCSYGALKDELICDRIVIGIADKKVSERMQLNDGLTLEKAIQIARQDSQNRIMRQEQSVSAVKQDYRERSDKRHQGKSFAKQETTHEKVKEGYRCRYCGIPTFKNMGKYPAKFSECRSCSRRGNWSVMCRKKAVRAVKCSRSTSSSSTDAKEGIQ, from the coding sequence ATGGATGCACCtatccaaataaataaagaagtgtTTGCGAACATTTCGGCTCCAAGCGAATTTGATTTTACACAGCCCCAGACATGGCACCAATGGAAGAAAAGCATAGAGAGATATATGTCTGTAAGTGGATTTGGACAAAAATCTGACAAGGATAAACTAGACCTATTGTTGTATTTAATGGGAAATGAAGCAGAAGATATTTTACTTCAAAATCGACCAGGGGAGAATGCATCCTTTCAAGATGTAATGCAGATTTTCGACAATCATTTTATTCCCCGAAGAAATACAATCTTTGAGAGATTTCAATTTAATTCAAGGGTACAAAGGCCAGGAGAACCTGTGGGAAACTTTATTTCAAGTCTACATACTCTTGCAGAGCACTGTAGCTATGGAGCTCTTAAAGATGAGTTAATTTGTGACAGGATTGTTATCGGAATAGCTGATAAAAAGGTGAGCGAAAGAATGCAACTAAATGATGGTTTGACACTAGAGAAGGCAATACAAATAGCACGCCAAGATAGTCAAAATAGAATTATGAGACAGGAGCAGTCAGTTAGTGCAGTTAAACAGGACTACAGGGAGCGTAGTGATAAAAGACATCAAGGTAAGAGTTTTGCTAAACAAGAAACAACTCATGAGAAAGTTAAGGAAGGTTACAGATGTCGATACTGTGGTAtacctacatttaaaaatatggGGAAATATCCAGCCAAGTTCTCTGAATGCAGATCTTGTTCACGTAGAGGTAATTGGAGTGTGATGTGCAGGAAGAAAGCTGTCAGAGCTGTTAAGTGTTCAAGGTCCACCAGTAGCAGTAGTACAGACGCGAAGGAAGGGATTCAGTAA